The proteins below come from a single Xyrauchen texanus isolate HMW12.3.18 chromosome 1, RBS_HiC_50CHRs, whole genome shotgun sequence genomic window:
- the LOC127624206 gene encoding putative per-hexamer repeat protein 5 has protein sequence MECDVLSETENTGQTTREHDIIPPQKDRIPDGPKKQKNSKNKQMFKERGARKGGKQTDQSGHKGHRDRPRRHKGQSGSPRGGDLEGSGGSGGGALEDSRDLGGGALEGSRGGALGGLRGGALGGSTGGALGGSRGGALEGSGGAGSWTVMATGAGSWTVMPTGAGSWTVMATGAGSWTVEVTGAGSGTVEATGAGSGTVEATGTGSLTFEAPGTGSLMFEASGSGWLTMVCVSLGPLDTEGRATGGSGDRAAGGGGWRAEDFPLLLFLRTDETGDAGTLCVVGVASGSLTVADVGSGSQTGTGVGSGSQTGGAGVTGSAKDDWRVTAVDGEVGSSPATPKSRMWSSIGRSSCFRQSSR, from the exons atggagtgtgacgtgctgagtgaaacagaaaacacggggcagacaacaagggaacatgacataatcccccctcaaaaggaccggattccagacggtcctaagaaacaaaaaaatagcaaaaataaacaaatgttcaaggagagaggggctagaaaagggggaaaacagacagaccaaagcgggcacaagggacacagagacagaccaaggaggcacaaggggcaatcaggcagtccaagaggcggagacctggaaggctcgggaggctcggggggaggagccctagaagactcaagagacttgggaggcggagccctggaaggctcgagaggaggagccctgggaggcttgagaggaggagccctgggaggctcgacaggcggagccctgggaggctcgagaggcggagccctggaaggctcgggaggtgctggctcttggacagtcatggctactg gcgctggctcttggacggtcatgcctactggcgctggctcttggacggtcatggctactggcgctggctcttggacggtcgaggtcacgggcgctggctcagggacagtcgaggctacaggcgctggctcagggacggtcgaggctacaggcactggctctctgACATTTGAGGCTcctggcactggctcactgatgtttgaggcttcaggctctggctggttaacCATGGTATGCGTGAGCTTGGGTCCGCTGgacactgagggcagagccactGGGGGTTCTGGGGACAGAGCTGcgggaggcggaggctggagagcagaggactttccccttctcctcttcctccggacgGATGAGACTGGCGATGCTGGAACGCTGTGCGTGGTTGGCGTGgcgtcaggctcgctgaccgtggctgacgtgggctcaggctcgcagaccgggacaggcgtgggctctggctcgcagaccggtggggctggcgtgacagggagcGCTaaggacgactggagagtcaccgccgTGGATGGAGAGGTAGGGTCTTCCCCAGCAACGCccaagtcgcggatgtggtcctccatcggtcggtcctcttgctttaggcagagcagccggtag